ATAAAGCCGCCAAAGAAGCCGGTACCACCGGCGGCATACGGACCGACCCGGTAACTTTGCAGCGGGAAGTATTGCTCGTCCGCCGCCTGGACACTAAAGGCCGTGGCAGTCAGGGTCAGCGCCAGTGCAAGGCTGCTGAAGGTGCGCTTGAACATTGTGATAAGTCCTGTGTTGTTATCGAATTGGATTGACTTGCGGGTTCGCTCAGTAGCGCAGCGGCCACGGCCGTGCGCGCTCGCGAAATCTCTGCCAGAGACGGGCAAGCCCCTCCGGCTCCTTGATCAGGAAAAGGATGATCAGCGCGCCGAACACCATCTTTTGCAGGTTCTCCAGCTGACCAGCGTCGATCAGCCCGGCCGGCAGCAAGGCGGCGAGATTCGACAGCAAGAGCGGGAACAGCACGATGAAGGCCGCGCCAAGGAAGTTGCCGAGGACACTGCCCAAGCCACCGATAATGATGATGAAAAGGATCTGGAAAGAGCGGCTCAGGTCGAAGCCGTGAGGCTCCACCGTGCCCAGATAGGTGAACGCCCACAGCGCTCCGGCCACACCGAGAAAGAAACCGCTGATGGCGAAAGCCAGCAGTTTGGTTTTGAGCAGCGGAATGCCGATTACCGCAGCGGCGGTGTCCATGTCGCGCACCGCCATCCAGTTACGCCCCAACTCGCTGCGCACGATGTTGCCGCCCAGCCAGAACAACGCCACCACCACCGCCAAAGTCAGCACGTAACGCCCGGCCGGTGAGCCAAAATCCACACCCGCCACCTGCAACGGCGGAGCAGTAATGACCCCGGATGAGTTGTAGTTGGAGAACCAGCCAAACCGGGTCAGAGCCCATTGCACAAAAAACTGCGCAGCCAGTGTCGAGACCAGCAGATAGAAACCCTTGATGCGCAAGCTCGGCAGGCCAAAAACGATCGCTACCAGCGCTGCGGTAATGCCGCCCAAGGCAATGCTCAGCAGCAACGGCAAGCCCGGCACGCGCAGCTCAAAGTTGTAGGTGGCAAAGGCGCCCACCGCCATAAAGGCTGCCGAGCCCAGCGACAGTTGCCCGGCATAGCCAGTCAGCATGTTCAGGCCAAGCCCAGCCAGGGACAACACCAGAAACGGAATCAGAATGGCGCTGAACCAGTAATCGTTGCCGAGAAACGGCACCGCCGCGAAGGCAAACACCAGCAGCGCCAGCAGGCCGATACGATCTTGGCGCAGGCGGAAAAAACGGCGGTCATCGGCATAGCGAACGCTGAACTGGCCGGCTTCTTTATAAAGCATGACGATCTCCTCAGACCCGCTCGATGGCGCGTTCGCCAAACAACCCGGCCGGGCGCACCAGCAGGAACAACAGGGCCAGCACATAGGGGAACCAGTTCTCCAGGCCGCCACCGATGATGGGGCCGAGATAGACCTCAGCGAGCTTCTCCGAGGCACCGATAATCAGCCCGCCGACAATCGCCCCGCTGATCGAGGTAAAGCCGCCGATGATCAGCACCGGCAGCGCCTTGAGCACCACCAGTGACAGCGAGAACTGCACGCCGAGACGCGCCCCCCACAGCAGCCCTGCCACAAGGCCGACAAAACCCGCCACCGCCCACACGATCGCCCATACCCGCTGCAGACGGATGCCGACTGCCTGCGCCGCCAGTGGATCATCCGCCACTGCCCGCAGCGACAGACCAATACGCGTGTGGTTGAACAGCAGCGACAGCACGATCACCAGCAGCGCAGCGGTGCCAGCGGCAAACAGATCGAACTGCGACAGCAGCATGCCGCCCAGCTCCAGCGGCTCATCACTGATGCCCAGTTCCAGCCCATGCACCTGCGCGCCCCACAGCGCCTGTGCGGCGCCTTCGATCACGTAGGACAGGCCCAGCGTGGCCATAAACAAAGTGATCGGCGAACGGTTGACCAAAGGCCGCAACACGGCGCGCTCTACCACCAGGGCCAACAGCCCCATGCTCGCCAGGGTGATGAGGAACACCAGCCAGAACGGCACACCGCGCTCCAGCAGGCTGACAAAGGTCAGCGCCGAGAACAGCACCATCGCGCCCTGAGCGAAGTTGAACACCCCGCTGGCCTTGTAGATCAGGACAAAACCGATGGCGACCAGGGAATACATCACCCCTGCCAGCAGGCCGCCGATCAGTACTTCAAAAAAGAATTCCATTTGTACAGTTCCTGTTTTCAGGCAAACCATCCCCAACCCGCTCACACAAAGCGGCCAGAACAACGGTGAAGTTAGTGGCGGGTGCCGAGGTACGCGGCAATCACCTCAGGGTTGCGGCGCACCTCGTCGGGCGCGCCATCGCCGATCTTGCGGCCGTAGTCGAGCACCACGACGTGATCGGACAGCTCCATCACCACGCCGATGTCGTGCTCAATCAACACCACGGTGGTGCCGAACTCGCGGTTGATATCCAGGATGAAGCGGCTCATTTCCGCCTTCTCATCGACGTTCATCCCGGCCATGGGTTCGTCCAGCAGCAACAGACGCGGTTCAGCAGCCAGCGCACGGGCCAGCTCGACACGCTTCTGCAAGCCGTAAGGCAGCTTGCCCACGGTCGCATCGCGCCATTGTTGAATACGTAGAAATGCCAGCACGCGCTCGGCGGCTTCGCGCTGCTGATCGTCCTCACCAGCGGCACGGCCGATGCGCAACGCCTGTTCAAGCCAGGTGGCGCGGCGCTTCAGGTTGCGCCCGGTGAGCACGTTGTCGAGCACACTCATGCCTTTGAACAGGGCGATGTTTTGAAAAGTACGGGCGATGCCGCCCAGCGCCGCATCATGGGGACGCATGCTGCGGCGGGAGTTGCCGTCAAAACGGATCACGCCCTGCTGCGGCTGATACACGCCATTGATGACGTTAAGCAGCGAACTTTTACCCGCACCATTGGGGCCAATCAGGGCGCAGATTTCCCCTTCGGCCACGGCGAAGCTGATGTCGCTGATGGCTTTGACACCTTTGAATGACAACGAAATATCCTGCAGTTCCAGCAACGCCGCAGCACTCATCTCTCTATTCCTTATGCCGGTTGCGGCAAGCCCTGCGGCCACTCGCTGAAAGGGGTTTCGCGCACATCCTGCCAGCGCTCCGCGGCGGACCAGTTGCGCACGTCAATGCCCAGCCCGCTGAACAACTGATGGACCTCTTCGCTCAAAGGCGCCCCCACCACCAGCGCCACCCGTGTGCGGGTGAGCCCGAGCACGTCGAGCAGCGGTTTGCGAATCAGCGCGCCACCGATCAAACCTTGCAAAAAACCTGCTTGCGGGCGTAACGCCCAGTCCACCCAGCGCCGCCGTAATGTGCCCGGTAACGGCAAGCGCTGACTCACCTGCTCATGCAGGCGGCCATAGGTTTCGCGGGTGCCCAGCACCAGGCTCGGGCCGAGTTCGCGGCGGTCCTGATCACGGGTTTCCAGACGCTCCGGAAAATTCAATCGGAATCCGGCCAGCAACCAAGGGGCGAGCAGATAGCGGGCCTGGCCGCTGGCCGCAAAGGCGCGGGCGGCCAGGGCCTCTTCACGGTCACTGAGCTGCTCGCCCAGCACTAGGCGCAGACCCTCGTGGAGCAGTTCTGCATGGCTGAAGTGCTGGCGTTCGACGCCCGTCACTGCACGCCGGTAAAAGGCAAACGCAGCCTCATCAGCCTGCGTCTGCGGTGCATCCTGCACAGCAACAGCCGTTCTTAGCTGTGCGTAATCCAGCGCCTGCCCGCGTACCTCCTTGTCAGCCAAGCCACGGCCATCGGCATAAGCCAGCCATCCCGGTTGCAAGCCTGCAGCATGCAGGCGCTGAATTTCTTCCAAACCTTCTGCCAGAACAAACGCAACGCCCGCCTCACGCAACGACGCGGCCTGATCCTCTGGGTTTTCCAGTGGATCAAACAGCGCCGCCACACCGCCCAGCCACTGCGCCGCCAAAGCGGCAAACAGCGCCTCTGGGCGCGGCCGACTGATAATCACCAGCTGTGCGCCCGTAGCAAAACCAGCAGAGCGTAAGGCACCAGCCAGGGCCAACACCTCGTCCTGCACCTGAGCCCAGCTATGTACCTGCCAGATACCCAGACGCTTATGCCGCAGGGCAATGGCGTCCGGATTCAGGCGGGCCTGAGCAGCCAGCCATTGAGGAAGAATGCTACGCGTTGCGTCGCTCATCGCTCACCCTCAGGCCACAGCCTTTTCGGCGGTTTTGCTGGTTTCCAACTCGCGCACCAACGGCAGCACATGCTTGCCGAAGTACTCCACTTCCTCTTGGAAGTGCAGGAAGCCAGAAAGGATCAGGTCAACACCTACCGCTTTTAACGCGACGATGCGCTCTGCAATTTGCTTCGGCGTACCGATCAGGTTGGTCTTGAAGCCATCGTTGTACTGCACCAGATCCTCAAAAGTGGATTTTGCCCAGTTGCCCTCACCTTCCGGGCTGGCAGCACCGGCGTGTTTCACCTCAGCTCCGAAGGCGTTAACCGCGTCCGGGTTGGCCTTGTCGATGATTTCCTGAAGAACGGCTTTGGCCTCCTCTTCGGTGTCGCGGGCAATGATGAAAGCGTTCACCCCGACCTTTACTGAATGACCATTGGCAGCGGCCTTGGCGCGAATGTCATCGATCTGAGCCTTGATCCCTTCAACGGTATTGCCGTTGGTGAAGTACCAGTCCGACACGCGTGAAGCCATGTCACGGGCAGCACGGGAGCTGCCGCCCTGAAAGATTTCTGGGTGCGGTTGCTGCAGCGGCTTCGGCTTGAGGGTGTAATCGCGGAAGCGGTAGAAGTCACCGTTGAAGGTGAAGTTGTCCTGAGTCCAGATGCCTTTCAGTGCACGGATAAATTCTTCAGAACGGCGATAGCGCTCATCGTGCTCCAACCATGGTTCGCCGATGGCGTGAAACTCGCCTTTAAACCAGCCGGACACCACGTTGATGGCGATACGGCCATTGGTCAGATGGTCAATAGTGGACAACTGTTTGGCCGCCAGCGCTGGGTTCCATGGGCCTGGCAGGATCGCGGCGATCACCTTCAGCTTTTCCGTCGCAGCCAGCAGCGCGTGGCTGATGGCCACGGATTCGTGCTGAAACTCGGCCCCATAACCGGCGGTAAAGCGAATCTGCGACAGGGCATATTCAAAACCGGCCTTCTCGGCGGTTTGCGCCAGTTTGCGGTTGTAGTCGACATCCCAGCTGGTGCGCTGCTCAATGTTGCTGACCACCAGACCACCGCTGACATTCGGTACCCAGTAAGCGAATTTGATTGCGTGTTGGCTCATGTTGATAACTCCTCTGGTCCTTGGAATTCAGGCAGCCTGCACGGCCGCATTACGGAAAAAAGCCTCGACCGGGTCCAACGCACGTTCGATACGCTCGAACTGCGCCGCGTCGGTCAGGCGGTAATCGGTGAACGTTTCGGGGGTGGCGTAGAGCCCGTAATGCAAGGTATGCGCCTGGAAGAAACCAAACAGCGGGCGCAGCTAGTGATCGATCACCAACGCATGGCGGTCGCCTCCACCTGTGGCAGCCAATAGAACTGGCACGCCTTTAAGGGACTGGTAATCCACCAGATCGAAGAAGTGTTTGAACAAACCGGTGTAGGACGCGCGGTAAACCGGACTACCGGCGATGATCAGATCGGCGCTTTCAATCGCCTGCAAATGGGGCAGCAGTTGTGGCGAAGCGGTATCTCGCTCCAGCGATCCAGCCAGTTCACCGCTCAACTCGGCAATACGCACCCAATGCGCATTCACGGGTAAGCGCTTTTGCAGAGCGTTTACCAACTCCTGCAACAGCACATGGGTACGTGATGGGTCACGTAGGCTGCCGGAAACCACAACAACATTAATGTTCTGACTCATTTCAACCTCTCGCCTGCAACGGCGGATGAATATGAAATGAGCTAGAGCAGCAACCGTGCCACTTTATAAAAGTCTTTTAAATCAATCAGATAGATCAAAATCAAGCAAAACGGAAGTGCTCAGACACAGACAAGGTGTTGCACAAGTGCTTACCTACAAACACTTGTCGCCAAGCAGACGGGCTATGAGAAAAGAAACAGTTGCCACGGCAACACCCAGCTCACCACAGGGTGTATTGGCCACAGGCGTAATCCACCAAGCGACCACAGGCCCAATCCCCCCTGAAAAATCAGCTATCGCTGCAAGCACCTGCAGTGATCCCGCCCTCAATATTGCACGCCTTATAACAACTGTTGGCCGAGCAACATCAATCCAGCAACTTGCCCTGCCAGGCACAGCCCCAGCCCACATACAAAGCCTATCCAATTGATTTAAAAGATAATTTTGTAACGGCACGGAGTTTGCGGTGGCGGTTGTAAAACACCCCATAAGGAGATTCACACATGACGGCTCAACAGCACCTGCCACAGATATCAACCGGCACTGATTACGAGTCATTGGCCGCCCGCTTCCGCCCGATATTCGCGCGTATAGCTGAGGGCGCTGTAGATCGCGAACGTGAGCGCACCTTACCCAGCGAACAAATCCAGTGGCTTAAGGAGGCCGGTTTCGGCGCCGTACGCGTTCCCCGCGAACACGGCGGTGCAGGCGCCTCGTTGCCACAACTGTTTCAATTGCTGATTGAACTAGCAGAGGCCGACTCCAACATTCCGCAAGCACTGCGCGGCCACTTTGCGTTTGTTGAAGACCGCCTCAATGCCCATGCCGACAGTTCGCAGCAGGTCTGGTTTGAGCGTTTTGTGGCTGGCGATCTGGTGGGTAACGCTTGGACTGAAGTAGGCGCAGTTAAAATCGGCGATGTCATCACCCGGGTTTCCCGCAAAGGCGACCAGTGGGTGGTCAATGGCACCAAGTACTACAGCACCGGCAGTATTTTCGCAGACTGGATCGACCTCTATGCCCGCCGTGACGATAACAATGCAGATGTCATAGCAGCCATTCGCGCCCGCCAGGACGGCATCAGCCACAGTGACGACTGGGATGGCTTCGGCCAGCGCACCACGGGCAGCGGCACCTCTACTTATAAGGATGCAGTGGTAGATGAAGTAAACATTCTCGACTTTGCCACCCGCTTCAAATACCAGACAGCCTTTTATCAAGTGGTTCTACTGGCTGTGTTGGCCGGTTCTGGCCGTGCTGCCGTGCGCGACTTCTCAGCTGAGGTCCGCAAGCGTACGCGTATCTTCAGCCACGGCAACGCGGCCAGCGTTAGCCAAGACGCCCAGGTACTACAAGTGATCGGCAAAGCCTCCGCTCAGGTGTACACCGCCGAAGCCGCAGCTCTGCGATCAGCCGAGGCATTGCAACAGGCCTATCTGGCCCGCTTTGGCACCGACAGCGAGCGTGAACGCCAAGCCAACATCGCCGCCGAACTGGAGTCAGCCCAGGCGCAGAGCGCCATCATCGACCTGGTACTGCGCGCCACAACGGACCTGTTCAACACCCTCGGTGCCTCTGGCGCCAGCCTCAGCAAAGCACTCGACCGTCATTGGCGTAACGCCCGTACGGCGGCTTCGCACAACCCGGTTATTTACAAGGAACGGATCATCGGTGATTGGGAAGTCAACGGCACAGAACCGCCCTATGTCTGGCAGATCGGTGGCGGCTCTAAACAGCCCTGAACCTCATCCAGGCCGACCTCGTGTCGGCCTTTTTGTACATGAAGGCACCGCTGTTCCATAGCCAACAGTGACTCAGCACTGTGTACGTAAGAGCACAACCAAGCCCCACACATTCTTGAGCTAATCTCTTATTAATCAATGGCTTAAACATTGGCACGGAAGATGAAATGAAGGTTTTACCTGGGGCCCACACCCAGGACACAACTTGGCCATTACAAGTAAAAAGGACGAATTAAATGCCTCTAGCGTCATGGACTAAACCCCTTCTGCTCGGCAGCGCGTTGATCGCAGCCAGCTCCCCGGTTCTATCAGCTGACAGCCCTTGGCTCGTGCGCGCAGGTATCAGCAAAGTCGTTCCGACTTCGGATTCCGGCAGCATCCAGCAAGGAGAAATCGACATCGGTAACGACACCGGCCCGACCTTCAACATTGCTTATTTCCTTACGCCCAATCTTGCTATCGACGTGCTCGGCGGCCTGCCACTTAAACACGACATCAAGCTCAACGGCAGCAAAGTTGGCGACACCAAACAGTTGCCACCGATTGTCACCCTGCAATGGCACTTCTTGCCTGATGCACAGATCCGCCCCTTTGTCGGTATCGGCCTGAATTACACCTATTTCTACGACGAGAAGCTGGATAGCGGCGCCAAACTGGAGCTCTCCGATTCATGGGGGCTGGCCTATCAGGTCGGACTTGATGTCGCCATTGATGACAACTGGAGCGTGGGCGGCGATGTGCGCTACGCCAATATCGACAGCAGCGTGAAGATCGCTGGCGAGAAAGTCGGCAGCGTCGATGTGGACCCCTTCGTTTACAGCCTAAATCTCGCCTACCGCTTCTAAGGAATAGTCGCAATGACTCAAGCTGCCGATCCATTCATCCAAAAACAGTCCTCCACACCTGCGCATAAGCTGCAAAGCGAAGCCGAGGCCATTGCAACCGCACGCAAACTTGCACAGGAGTTCCGCCGGGAAGCGGCTGTACGCGACCGCGAACGACGCCTGCCCATCACCGAACTGGATGCGTACTCACAAAGTGGCCTGTGGAGCATACTGGTCCCCAAGCAATATGGTGGCCTCGGAGCCAGTTACCGCACCGTAGGCGAGGTGTTCAAGCTGATCGCCGCAGCTGACGGCTCCCTCGGCCAGTTGCCACAAAACCACTTCGTAATTCTCGTGCACCTGGCACTGGATGCCAGTGAAGAGCAAAAGCGCTTCTTCTTCGACCTGGCCTTGTCAGGCACTCGATTCGGAAATGCCTTCTCAGAACGAGGCAGTAAGCATGTGGCTGACTTCCAGACCAAAATCCAGCCAGATGGCAATGACTATGTAGTCAACGGCCAGAAATTCTTCTCTACCGGCGCCCTGCTGGCACACTGGATTCCGATTGTCACCGTGGACAATCAAGGCCGCCCACACCTGGCCGTGGTAAAGCGCGAAACCGAAGGGCTTAAAGTCATCAATGACTGGTCCAGCTTTGGCCAAAAGACCACTGCCAGCGGCACGGTGCTGATCGAAAATGTAAAAGTGCCTGCTAGTCAGGTTATCCCCATCTGGCAAGCCTTCGACCGCCCAACCGCAAGCGGAGCTATTTCACAATTCATTCAGGCTGCCATTGACGCAGGCCTAGCCCGGGGCGCTCTCGAGGACACCCTGGATTACGTGCGCCGCCACACCCGCCCATGGATTGATTCGGGCGTTGAGAAAGCCACGGACGATCCTTACATCCTGCAACAAATTGGCGACCTACACATTCGTCTGCGTGCGGCCGAGGCCGTTCTGGACTTGGCAGCAGATGCCATCGACAAGGCCCTGCTCGAAGCCAATGAGGAAACCGTCGCACAGGCCTCACTGCTGACCGCTGAAGCAAAGGTACTGACCACAGAAGTAGCCATTCTGGCCAGCAACCGCCTGTTCGAGCTGGCGGGTGCCCGCGCTACGCTTGAGGAGTACGGCCTCGATCGACACTGGCGCAACGCCCGCGTACACACGCTGCATGACCCGGTACGTT
The Pseudomonas mendocina DNA segment above includes these coding regions:
- a CDS encoding branched-chain amino acid ABC transporter permease; this translates as MLYKEAGQFSVRYADDRRFFRLRQDRIGLLALLVFAFAAVPFLGNDYWFSAILIPFLVLSLAGLGLNMLTGYAGQLSLGSAAFMAVGAFATYNFELRVPGLPLLLSIALGGITAALVAIVFGLPSLRIKGFYLLVSTLAAQFFVQWALTRFGWFSNYNSSGVITAPPLQVAGVDFGSPAGRYVLTLAVVVALFWLGGNIVRSELGRNWMAVRDMDTAAAVIGIPLLKTKLLAFAISGFFLGVAGALWAFTYLGTVEPHGFDLSRSFQILFIIIIGGLGSVLGNFLGAAFIVLFPLLLSNLAALLPAGLIDAGQLENLQKMVFGALIILFLIKEPEGLARLWQRFRERARPWPLRY
- a CDS encoding branched-chain amino acid ABC transporter permease, which produces MEFFFEVLIGGLLAGVMYSLVAIGFVLIYKASGVFNFAQGAMVLFSALTFVSLLERGVPFWLVFLITLASMGLLALVVERAVLRPLVNRSPITLFMATLGLSYVIEGAAQALWGAQVHGLELGISDEPLELGGMLLSQFDLFAAGTAALLVIVLSLLFNHTRIGLSLRAVADDPLAAQAVGIRLQRVWAIVWAVAGFVGLVAGLLWGARLGVQFSLSLVVLKALPVLIIGGFTSISGAIVGGLIIGASEKLAEVYLGPIIGGGLENWFPYVLALLFLLVRPAGLFGERAIERV
- a CDS encoding ABC transporter ATP-binding protein; protein product: MSAAALLELQDISLSFKGVKAISDISFAVAEGEICALIGPNGAGKSSLLNVINGVYQPQQGVIRFDGNSRRSMRPHDAALGGIARTFQNIALFKGMSVLDNVLTGRNLKRRATWLEQALRIGRAAGEDDQQREAAERVLAFLRIQQWRDATVGKLPYGLQKRVELARALAAEPRLLLLDEPMAGMNVDEKAEMSRFILDINREFGTTVVLIEHDIGVVMELSDHVVVLDYGRKIGDGAPDEVRRNPEVIAAYLGTRH
- a CDS encoding AMP-binding protein, translating into MSDATRSILPQWLAAQARLNPDAIALRHKRLGIWQVHSWAQVQDEVLALAGALRSAGFATGAQLVIISRPRPEALFAALAAQWLGGVAALFDPLENPEDQAASLREAGVAFVLAEGLEEIQRLHAAGLQPGWLAYADGRGLADKEVRGQALDYAQLRTAVAVQDAPQTQADEAAFAFYRRAVTGVERQHFSHAELLHEGLRLVLGEQLSDREEALAARAFAASGQARYLLAPWLLAGFRLNFPERLETRDQDRRELGPSLVLGTRETYGRLHEQVSQRLPLPGTLRRRWVDWALRPQAGFLQGLIGGALIRKPLLDVLGLTRTRVALVVGAPLSEEVHQLFSGLGIDVRNWSAAERWQDVRETPFSEWPQGLPQPA
- the sfnG gene encoding dimethyl sulfone monooxygenase SfnG; its protein translation is MSQHAIKFAYWVPNVSGGLVVSNIEQRTSWDVDYNRKLAQTAEKAGFEYALSQIRFTAGYGAEFQHESVAISHALLAATEKLKVIAAILPGPWNPALAAKQLSTIDHLTNGRIAINVVSGWFKGEFHAIGEPWLEHDERYRRSEEFIRALKGIWTQDNFTFNGDFYRFRDYTLKPKPLQQPHPEIFQGGSSRAARDMASRVSDWYFTNGNTVEGIKAQIDDIRAKAAANGHSVKVGVNAFIIARDTEEEAKAVLQEIIDKANPDAVNAFGAEVKHAGAASPEGEGNWAKSTFEDLVQYNDGFKTNLIGTPKQIAERIVALKAVGVDLILSGFLHFQEEVEYFGKHVLPLVRELETSKTAEKAVA
- a CDS encoding acyl-CoA dehydrogenase family protein translates to MTAQQHLPQISTGTDYESLAARFRPIFARIAEGAVDRERERTLPSEQIQWLKEAGFGAVRVPREHGGAGASLPQLFQLLIELAEADSNIPQALRGHFAFVEDRLNAHADSSQQVWFERFVAGDLVGNAWTEVGAVKIGDVITRVSRKGDQWVVNGTKYYSTGSIFADWIDLYARRDDNNADVIAAIRARQDGISHSDDWDGFGQRTTGSGTSTYKDAVVDEVNILDFATRFKYQTAFYQVVLLAVLAGSGRAAVRDFSAEVRKRTRIFSHGNAASVSQDAQVLQVIGKASAQVYTAEAAALRSAEALQQAYLARFGTDSERERQANIAAELESAQAQSAIIDLVLRATTDLFNTLGASGASLSKALDRHWRNARTAASHNPVIYKERIIGDWEVNGTEPPYVWQIGGGSKQP
- a CDS encoding OmpW family outer membrane protein, giving the protein MPLASWTKPLLLGSALIAASSPVLSADSPWLVRAGISKVVPTSDSGSIQQGEIDIGNDTGPTFNIAYFLTPNLAIDVLGGLPLKHDIKLNGSKVGDTKQLPPIVTLQWHFLPDAQIRPFVGIGLNYTYFYDEKLDSGAKLELSDSWGLAYQVGLDVAIDDNWSVGGDVRYANIDSSVKIAGEKVGSVDVDPFVYSLNLAYRF
- a CDS encoding SfnB family sulfur acquisition oxidoreductase, whose protein sequence is MTQAADPFIQKQSSTPAHKLQSEAEAIATARKLAQEFRREAAVRDRERRLPITELDAYSQSGLWSILVPKQYGGLGASYRTVGEVFKLIAAADGSLGQLPQNHFVILVHLALDASEEQKRFFFDLALSGTRFGNAFSERGSKHVADFQTKIQPDGNDYVVNGQKFFSTGALLAHWIPIVTVDNQGRPHLAVVKRETEGLKVINDWSSFGQKTTASGTVLIENVKVPASQVIPIWQAFDRPTASGAISQFIQAAIDAGLARGALEDTLDYVRRHTRPWIDSGVEKATDDPYILQQIGDLHIRLRAAEAVLDLAADAIDKALLEANEETVAQASLLTAEAKVLTTEVAILASNRLFELAGARATLEEYGLDRHWRNARVHTLHDPVRWKYHIIGNYVLNGVKPPRHPWN